In Thermobaculum terrenum ATCC BAA-798, one genomic interval encodes:
- a CDS encoding iron chaperone, translating to MPEQDNPQESARSGRARSASSKGFSAEERAAMRERAREVSSSNKTDGEAAVLEKIAEMPEPDRSMAERLHTLIKEAAPELSPRTWYGMPAYAKDGKVVCFFQNSQKFKSRYSTLGFSDVANLDEGDMWPTSFALQELTPEVEERIRELVRKAVSVRT from the coding sequence ATGCCAGAGCAAGATAATCCCCAGGAATCCGCCCGCAGCGGGCGAGCAAGGTCTGCTTCTTCTAAGGGTTTCTCCGCAGAGGAGCGTGCGGCCATGAGGGAGCGCGCCCGGGAAGTAAGCTCCTCGAACAAGACCGATGGCGAGGCGGCCGTGCTGGAGAAGATCGCCGAGATGCCGGAGCCCGATCGCAGCATGGCCGAGAGGCTGCACACCCTTATCAAGGAGGCTGCTCCCGAGCTTTCTCCGCGCACCTGGTATGGGATGCCTGCCTACGCCAAGGACGGCAAGGTGGTTTGCTTCTTCCAGAACTCCCAGAAGTTCAAGTCGCGTTACTCAACACTGGGCTTCAGCGATGTAGCCAACCTCGATGAGGGGGATATGTGGCCCACATCCTTCGCACTACAGGAGCTGACTCCCGAAGTAGAGGAGAGGATACGCGAACTCGTTCGCAAGGCAGTGAGCGTCCGAACCTGA
- a CDS encoding class I SAM-dependent methyltransferase, with product MKIRGRQLAYLAALMGGAVALVGVIRARCAPSACPYSQRVVLELPRPFLGRERLRRMLEPLPGERVLEVGPGSGYYALHAAQWVAPGELHALDLQQEMLDLMMRRARERDITNIYPQRGDARELPYADASFDAAYLVATLGEVEGQDAALRELRRVLKAGGRLVVGESLPDPHMVPFGLLRSRAEAAGFRFQRREGSSLGYLALFRAG from the coding sequence ATGAAGATAAGAGGCAGGCAACTAGCGTACTTGGCAGCCCTCATGGGAGGAGCTGTGGCCTTGGTGGGCGTCATCCGCGCCCGCTGTGCTCCGTCGGCTTGCCCCTACAGCCAACGCGTCGTCCTAGAACTGCCGCGCCCGTTCTTGGGGCGTGAGCGGTTGAGGCGCATGCTCGAGCCCCTGCCGGGAGAGAGGGTGCTTGAGGTGGGGCCCGGATCAGGATACTATGCCCTCCACGCTGCCCAGTGGGTAGCTCCTGGTGAGCTGCACGCCCTCGACCTACAGCAGGAGATGCTCGATCTGATGATGCGGCGCGCCAGGGAGCGGGATATAACCAACATCTATCCTCAGCGTGGAGACGCTAGGGAGCTGCCGTACGCGGATGCCAGCTTTGATGCCGCCTACCTGGTCGCGACCCTGGGTGAGGTGGAGGGTCAGGACGCAGCTCTGCGTGAGCTCCGTCGCGTGCTGAAGGCGGGAGGACGCCTCGTCGTCGGTGAGTCGCTGCCAGACCCGCATATGGTACCTTTCGGGTTGCTGCGCTCACGGGCTGAAGCTGCTGGCTTCCGCTTCCAGCGCAGGGAAGGGAGCAGCCTGGGGTACCTAGCGCTGTTCCGAGCCGGGTGA
- a CDS encoding SMP-30/gluconolactonase/LRE family protein: protein MLAFSPPVRILDGLGFPEGINFGPDGTLYCVDIYRGNVCIMPPRGELEVLVHTGGGPNGSRLGPDGKLYVADNGLRAILCVDPQTRSWEVVVDEYEGRRFLGPNDLCFAADGTLYFTDPMGSNPSNPIGCVYSLSPQGELRRVIAGLAFPNGIAITPDGGELLVAETHTGILHRYALQQDGTVLEVAPLAKLSPASDNSSGRECGPDGIRFGPDGRLYVAHFGAGVVQVLTLEGEIVCSIPSGGPTPTNLAFWRDALYVTDGTAGSIFRIPLRRS from the coding sequence ATGCTGGCTTTCTCTCCACCCGTGAGGATCCTGGACGGATTGGGGTTCCCCGAGGGTATCAACTTTGGCCCCGACGGCACCCTCTACTGCGTCGATATCTACCGAGGCAACGTCTGCATCATGCCCCCGAGAGGCGAACTCGAGGTGCTGGTGCACACTGGTGGAGGTCCCAACGGCTCGCGCCTTGGCCCCGATGGCAAGCTCTACGTGGCGGACAACGGCCTCCGGGCTATCCTGTGCGTCGATCCGCAGACGCGCTCCTGGGAGGTCGTAGTGGACGAGTACGAGGGCAGGCGCTTCCTAGGCCCCAACGACCTGTGTTTTGCCGCCGACGGCACCCTCTACTTCACCGACCCCATGGGATCAAACCCCTCCAACCCCATAGGCTGCGTCTACTCGCTCTCCCCACAAGGAGAGCTTAGGCGTGTGATCGCTGGACTGGCGTTCCCCAACGGGATAGCCATCACGCCGGACGGAGGGGAGCTCCTGGTGGCGGAGACCCACACAGGCATCCTCCATCGCTACGCCCTGCAGCAGGACGGGACCGTGCTGGAGGTCGCGCCACTGGCCAAGCTGTCGCCTGCATCCGACAACAGCTCAGGGCGGGAGTGCGGCCCAGACGGCATCCGCTTCGGTCCAGATGGTCGCCTGTACGTGGCCCATTTCGGGGCGGGAGTGGTGCAAGTCCTGACCCTGGAGGGAGAAATCGTCTGCAGCATCCCATCGGGAGGACCCACACCCACCAACCTCGCATTCTGGAGGGATGCCCTCTACGTGACCGATGGCACGGCGGGCTCTATCTTCCGGATCCCGCTGCGTCGGAGCTAG
- a CDS encoding DUF488 domain-containing protein, with the protein MLPPSMDIQPVSHKGPGDAQGYILAMEGGILMVLVRRVYDEPEEGYRVLVDRLWPRGVKRDSLPLDEWLKDLAPSDELRRWYGHDVGKWTEFRHRYRQELLSEDRQQLLDHLRRKAREGRLVLLTATRDVEHSNAEVLRELLEEE; encoded by the coding sequence ATGCTACCTCCTTCGATGGATATACAACCAGTATCCCACAAGGGCCCCGGCGATGCGCAAGGATATATACTAGCTATGGAAGGAGGTATCCTTATGGTGCTGGTACGTAGGGTGTACGACGAGCCCGAGGAGGGCTACAGGGTTCTCGTGGACCGGCTGTGGCCCCGGGGAGTGAAGAGGGACTCCCTGCCTTTGGACGAGTGGCTCAAGGATCTGGCGCCGAGCGACGAGCTGCGCCGGTGGTACGGACATGACGTCGGGAAGTGGACGGAGTTCAGGCACAGGTACCGCCAGGAGCTGCTGTCGGAGGATCGTCAGCAGCTCCTCGATCATCTTAGGCGTAAGGCGAGGGAGGGCCGCCTGGTGCTGCTGACCGCCACCAGGGACGTCGAGCACAGCAACGCCGAGGTCCTGCGCGAGCTACTGGAGGAGGAATAA
- a CDS encoding ABC transporter ATP-binding protein → MSYAIEVTHFSKRYGSRLVVDDLSFQVREGEFFALLGPNGAGKTTTIETLEGFRRPDSGEVRVLGLDPVRDKRQLYRRVGVMLQEGGLYPTAKPLDLLQLFYEFYPNAESPEEVAERLDLGGFLHTPIRRLSGGQRQRLSLALALMGRPSVLFLDEPTAGLDPHTRRSTWDMLRGLRSEGTTIMLTTHYIEEAEQLADRVAIIDRGRLVAVDTPGALMAGAKSRIACRTDRPVDLSRVRLPLEAGADGWYTAQVEATPEAVRVLAEDLALQGVLLLEMRAGSASLEEAFLELTGEEEAEL, encoded by the coding sequence ATGAGCTACGCTATCGAGGTGACGCACTTCTCCAAGCGCTACGGCTCCCGACTGGTGGTGGACGACCTCTCCTTCCAGGTAAGGGAGGGAGAGTTCTTCGCGTTGCTTGGTCCCAACGGCGCGGGCAAGACCACGACGATCGAGACGCTGGAGGGCTTCAGGCGTCCGGACAGTGGGGAGGTTCGCGTGCTGGGGCTTGACCCCGTCCGTGACAAGCGGCAGCTGTACCGGCGGGTGGGGGTGATGCTGCAGGAGGGGGGACTCTACCCAACTGCTAAGCCCCTGGACCTGCTGCAGCTGTTCTACGAGTTCTACCCGAATGCCGAGAGCCCCGAAGAGGTGGCCGAGCGCCTGGACCTTGGAGGATTTCTCCACACCCCAATTCGACGCCTGAGCGGCGGGCAGCGCCAGCGTCTATCGCTAGCGCTCGCCCTGATGGGTAGGCCGTCGGTGCTGTTCCTGGATGAGCCCACCGCGGGACTCGACCCACACACCAGGCGCTCCACCTGGGATATGCTCAGGGGGCTGAGGTCTGAGGGCACGACGATCATGCTCACCACTCACTACATAGAGGAGGCCGAGCAGCTGGCTGACAGGGTGGCTATCATAGATCGAGGGAGGCTAGTGGCGGTGGATACTCCGGGCGCGCTGATGGCGGGCGCCAAGAGCCGGATAGCCTGCCGCACCGATCGGCCAGTGGATCTATCCCGTGTACGGTTGCCCTTGGAAGCGGGCGCAGATGGATGGTATACCGCGCAAGTGGAGGCGACGCCCGAGGCGGTTAGGGTGCTGGCGGAAGATCTGGCGCTGCAGGGAGTGCTCCTGCTGGAGATGCGCGCTGGTAGCGCATCCCTCGAGGAGGCTTTCCTGGAGCTCACGGGTGAGGAGGAGGCTGAGCTATGA
- a CDS encoding ABC transporter permease — MRATWAQFKFELKLALRRGEGLLVTIFIPLLLLVFLGSVPFFSPDRSRRVAEVMPGLLALAVMSTGMVSLGIATAFERQYGFLKRLGATPLTRPQLLLAKGLTTLLTVCCQVLLLWLVGWWAFGWRPQGEVWLVAIWLLLGLAVFVGVGLWMAGTLRAEATLAIANALYLVLMLLGGVVVPLSRLPDAIGSVVRFLPTAALAELLRQSLITGGRPSTLNVVVLLFWTILAPGAAVTTFKWE, encoded by the coding sequence ATGAGGGCCACCTGGGCGCAGTTCAAGTTCGAGCTCAAGCTAGCCCTCCGTAGGGGGGAGGGCCTGTTGGTGACGATCTTCATTCCCCTGCTCCTATTGGTGTTCCTGGGGAGCGTCCCGTTCTTCTCACCCGACCGCAGCCGGCGCGTCGCGGAGGTCATGCCAGGGCTGCTGGCGCTGGCGGTGATGTCCACCGGCATGGTGAGCCTGGGGATAGCGACGGCCTTCGAGCGGCAGTACGGCTTCCTCAAGCGGCTAGGGGCAACCCCACTGACACGTCCACAGCTACTGCTGGCCAAGGGATTGACCACCCTGCTGACGGTATGCTGCCAGGTGCTGCTGCTGTGGCTGGTGGGCTGGTGGGCCTTTGGCTGGCGCCCGCAAGGTGAGGTGTGGCTGGTCGCGATCTGGCTGTTGTTGGGGCTTGCGGTGTTCGTGGGCGTGGGCTTGTGGATGGCTGGGACGCTGCGGGCGGAGGCGACCTTGGCGATAGCCAACGCGCTGTACCTGGTGCTCATGCTGCTTGGGGGAGTGGTCGTGCCGCTGAGCAGGCTGCCAGATGCCATCGGCTCGGTCGTCAGGTTCCTGCCCACGGCGGCGCTGGCGGAGCTGTTGCGGCAATCCCTCATCACCGGTGGCAGACCAAGCACGCTCAACGTGGTGGTTCTCCTCTTCTGGACGATCCTTGCCCCTGGGGCAGCTGTGACCACCTTCAAGTGGGAGTAG
- a CDS encoding glycoside hydrolase family 76 protein gives MVGRRLWYLGLALVVAVVSVAYSSSDTDARSGQEKNLRRAIASYDAMQRYLYLPDVKLYKEQYPEQPGQNPYSYVWPFSQAMAATIDLAGIRKIGAQYKDDVGDRLEGVELYWNNTTTPPGYDSYVRPPLGWGGDKFYDDNEWIALEQVQWYRMTGDQQALARAKQVFDLVVYGWDNDPTHPCPGGVFWTQASWSRDRNTVSNAPGAELGLHLYEITGDRYYFDWAKRMYDWVNTCLLAPNGLYWDHIDLAGNIEKTQWSYNQGTMIGASVLLYRITGDSQYLRRAEAIADAALEYYGGAGRLYRQDPPFNAIFFKNLLLLESINHDKRYRKMMQDYADEMWRSARDPETGLFVFEATKPTSLLYHAAMVQIYATLAWSPQDYDLMA, from the coding sequence ATGGTAGGCAGGAGGTTGTGGTATCTAGGCTTGGCGCTCGTCGTGGCTGTGGTATCTGTAGCCTACAGCTCATCAGACACAGACGCGCGCTCAGGGCAGGAGAAGAACCTGCGCAGGGCTATAGCTTCCTATGATGCTATGCAGCGCTACTTATACTTGCCCGATGTCAAGCTCTACAAGGAGCAGTACCCAGAGCAGCCTGGACAGAATCCCTATTCTTACGTGTGGCCGTTCTCCCAGGCGATGGCTGCAACGATCGACCTGGCCGGTATCCGTAAGATAGGCGCCCAGTACAAGGACGACGTAGGCGACAGGCTGGAGGGGGTAGAGCTCTACTGGAACAACACCACTACCCCACCTGGGTACGACTCCTATGTGCGCCCGCCACTGGGTTGGGGCGGTGATAAGTTCTACGACGATAACGAGTGGATAGCGCTCGAGCAGGTGCAGTGGTACAGGATGACCGGCGACCAGCAGGCACTAGCACGCGCCAAGCAGGTCTTCGACCTGGTGGTGTACGGTTGGGATAACGATCCCACGCACCCCTGCCCCGGAGGGGTCTTCTGGACGCAGGCTTCCTGGAGTCGAGACCGCAACACCGTGAGCAACGCCCCTGGGGCTGAGCTTGGGCTGCACCTCTACGAGATCACCGGCGACCGCTACTACTTCGATTGGGCCAAGCGCATGTATGACTGGGTAAATACCTGCCTGCTGGCTCCCAACGGTCTGTACTGGGATCATATAGACCTGGCCGGCAACATCGAGAAGACCCAGTGGTCCTACAATCAGGGTACCATGATCGGTGCCAGCGTCCTGCTCTACAGGATCACCGGTGATAGCCAGTATCTCCGAAGGGCCGAGGCCATAGCTGATGCTGCTCTAGAGTACTACGGAGGCGCTGGTAGGCTGTACAGGCAGGACCCACCCTTCAACGCTATCTTCTTCAAGAACCTGCTGCTGCTGGAGTCGATCAACCACGACAAGCGCTATCGCAAGATGATGCAGGACTACGCTGATGAGATGTGGCGGTCCGCGCGTGACCCGGAGACCGGGCTGTTCGTGTTCGAGGCTACCAAGCCCACCTCCCTCCTGTATCACGCGGCGATGGTACAGATCTACGCCACATTGGCGTGGTCGCCCCAGGACTACGACCTGATGGCTTAG
- a CDS encoding S8 family serine peptidase produces the protein MERFPKELRHGSGAIMVLDPTHLLLSFREPQSPQDVEERVREYGMALAAPGGPTPGIERGLERVPRPANPFEVINHTDRRFWVRSQAGSIDQERFNALQNAMGDALEWIGPVYRLGNVPGLGGLVCPLPNVLLLRTTQPGEEVQRNLDRRLKRYGLSEVREKSQYLGEYRYYVLDHPEDRNAYELQSMLLESERELVSDVQFETMPMVVPITAVPNDPLFPRQWDMTRIQAGGPGNTGWDISTGAAGTIVCVLDQGCDLTHPDLQFAPGAAGQGINLGTMAPPGSPTGPHGTACAGIVLGRFNNSAGVAGVAGNCSLMPVAFQNWTDAECAAGINWAANNGARVISMSFGVYAPGDGFGPTGWNFAIIDPAINNAVNTRGCVLVAATGNENTGVINRYPARNPLVIAVGGSDQADNRKNPMSADGECWGANFGPGISVVAPCVQIPTTDIQGAGGYNTNNGGPRLVACVNYPSCGDAAGDYFFQFNGTSSATPHVAGLAGAIRSQYAALTPGQVRDIIERTADKVGGAYADAPGFPNGTRNNQMGYGRINMLRALDFSDVFIKDWTGDTGVEPSTPPGSNFWTFSDIVVRITDDNVFDPGDPSKSSNVERGQTNYLYIRVTNNGPREARNVTVSARITPYVGLEFVYPADWTSVDATHVAPTPVTATFPSIPAGGSAIAKFTISSSQVDTLWGWISGMSWHPCLLAMVNADNDYAFTTVSTAGGGLVVRRNNLAQRNLSVIDVLSATTLAFPFLAGNLFNSEHTMEILVDRSRLPMAIPLYLGLDEDGKAFPQVDLTAKTPGDEQMEGGLVFIERTRVEAMLGCCRGILTLEKGSRFDCPSATGIGEVSVKGGEVIIRGGKRLVEVREEQAVIRVEKQPNQLHPMALRLEVPREAQGGEEYLVSVAQRNEAGQTVGGASALYRVR, from the coding sequence ATGGAAAGGTTTCCCAAGGAACTCAGGCATGGGTCGGGCGCGATCATGGTGCTCGATCCCACACATCTGTTGCTCTCGTTCAGGGAGCCGCAATCCCCTCAAGACGTGGAGGAACGGGTGAGGGAGTATGGGATGGCGCTGGCAGCGCCAGGAGGACCGACACCAGGGATTGAGCGCGGTCTCGAGCGGGTGCCGCGCCCGGCCAATCCTTTTGAGGTCATCAACCACACCGATCGTCGCTTCTGGGTGCGTTCACAAGCCGGGAGCATCGACCAGGAGAGGTTCAACGCTCTACAGAACGCCATGGGTGATGCGCTGGAATGGATAGGCCCTGTGTACCGGCTCGGCAATGTGCCAGGGCTTGGGGGGCTGGTCTGTCCCCTGCCCAACGTCCTGCTGCTGCGTACGACGCAGCCCGGGGAGGAGGTTCAGCGCAACCTCGATCGCAGGCTGAAGCGCTATGGCCTGTCAGAAGTACGGGAGAAGTCACAGTACCTTGGCGAGTACCGCTACTACGTGCTCGATCACCCCGAGGACCGCAATGCGTATGAGCTGCAGAGCATGCTGCTGGAGAGCGAACGCGAGTTGGTCAGCGATGTGCAGTTCGAGACCATGCCCATGGTCGTACCCATCACGGCTGTGCCCAACGATCCACTCTTCCCGCGTCAATGGGACATGACGCGCATCCAGGCTGGGGGGCCCGGCAACACAGGCTGGGATATATCGACGGGGGCAGCGGGGACGATCGTCTGCGTGCTCGACCAGGGCTGTGACCTGACCCACCCAGATCTCCAGTTTGCTCCGGGTGCAGCAGGCCAGGGCATCAACTTAGGCACTATGGCTCCGCCGGGATCACCCACAGGCCCGCACGGCACAGCCTGCGCTGGCATAGTGCTAGGGCGCTTCAACAACTCGGCGGGTGTGGCGGGGGTCGCGGGAAACTGCAGCCTGATGCCGGTGGCGTTCCAGAACTGGACGGATGCGGAGTGCGCTGCGGGTATCAACTGGGCGGCCAACAACGGCGCGCGCGTCATCAGTATGAGCTTCGGTGTCTACGCCCCAGGCGATGGCTTCGGCCCCACTGGGTGGAATTTCGCCATAATCGATCCAGCGATCAACAACGCTGTCAACACCAGAGGGTGCGTGCTGGTGGCTGCCACCGGCAACGAGAACACCGGCGTCATCAACCGCTATCCAGCCCGCAACCCCCTGGTGATAGCTGTAGGGGGATCCGACCAGGCAGATAACCGCAAGAACCCAATGAGCGCTGACGGCGAGTGCTGGGGCGCAAACTTCGGTCCTGGCATATCTGTGGTTGCCCCCTGCGTGCAGATCCCCACGACGGATATCCAGGGAGCAGGTGGATACAACACCAACAATGGTGGTCCTCGGCTGGTAGCATGCGTGAACTACCCTAGCTGTGGAGATGCTGCCGGCGACTACTTCTTCCAGTTCAACGGCACCTCATCGGCAACCCCACACGTGGCGGGACTGGCCGGCGCTATCCGCAGCCAGTATGCTGCGCTGACACCCGGGCAAGTGCGAGACATTATAGAGCGCACGGCGGACAAGGTTGGGGGAGCTTATGCCGATGCACCCGGCTTTCCAAACGGCACGCGCAACAACCAGATGGGGTACGGGCGCATCAACATGCTACGCGCACTGGACTTCTCCGACGTGTTTATCAAAGATTGGACGGGAGATACGGGAGTTGAACCCTCTACCCCTCCTGGCAGTAACTTCTGGACTTTCTCCGACATCGTCGTGCGCATCACGGACGACAATGTGTTCGACCCAGGTGATCCCAGCAAGTCCAGCAATGTGGAGCGTGGGCAGACCAACTACCTGTACATAAGGGTGACCAACAATGGCCCGAGGGAAGCGCGCAACGTGACGGTGAGCGCGCGCATCACCCCTTATGTTGGGCTGGAGTTCGTCTACCCTGCCGATTGGACATCGGTAGATGCTACGCACGTGGCGCCCACGCCAGTCACTGCCACCTTCCCCTCTATCCCCGCAGGGGGTAGCGCGATCGCTAAGTTCACGATATCCTCCTCCCAGGTGGATACTTTGTGGGGGTGGATCAGCGGCATGAGCTGGCATCCCTGCTTGCTGGCGATGGTGAACGCCGATAACGACTATGCCTTCACAACGGTGAGCACCGCGGGAGGAGGGCTTGTTGTCAGGCGCAACAACCTGGCACAACGCAATCTATCGGTAATCGACGTGCTCTCGGCGACTACGCTCGCCTTCCCGTTCCTCGCAGGCAACCTGTTCAACTCCGAACACACGATGGAGATCCTGGTGGATCGGAGCCGGCTACCGATGGCTATCCCCCTCTACCTCGGCCTTGACGAGGACGGCAAGGCTTTCCCGCAGGTGGACCTGACTGCCAAAACCCCAGGTGATGAACAGATGGAGGGGGGCTTGGTGTTCATTGAGCGCACACGCGTGGAAGCCATGCTCGGCTGCTGTCGGGGTATCCTCACCCTGGAGAAGGGATCGAGGTTCGACTGCCCGTCGGCGACGGGTATCGGGGAGGTAAGCGTGAAGGGAGGAGAGGTGATCATCCGCGGCGGCAAGCGGTTGGTGGAGGTACGGGAAGAACAGGCGGTTATCCGCGTGGAGAAGCAGCCCAACCAGCTTCACCCAATGGCGCTGCGGCTAGAGGTGCCACGCGAAGCACAAGGTGGCGAGGAGTATCTCGTGAGCGTCGCGCAGCGCAACGAGGCGGGTCAGACGGTCGGCGGCGCAAGTGCGCTTTACAGGGTAAGGTGA
- a CDS encoding ScyD/ScyE family protein: MSYLRYIATWGLACMILMIGVVSPASSAQAATVTIVATGLNNPRHLAFGPDGAIYIAEAGKGGSGPCVNGPEGRTCFGNTGSITKIWHGGQARVVRGLPSAASPDGSFAIGPHDVSAIWSSIQVQDHRALDYFVLIGGGFLRPALGKSGVNFGRLIKIRPDGVRRSKADLWTYEKQHDPAGDGADSNPYSLLTLRGRHIIADAGGNSLLKVRRSDGRISTLATFPKRMVPGPDGQLVRMDPVPTSVDQGPDRAYYVGELTGFPFPKFGARVYRVMYGHEREVYARRFTNIIDVAWGPDNSLYVLEMFKNSLANANPQDPSSLQGRLVRIRPDGSRTTVMSEGLYAPGGVAVAEDGTIYVTNWAILPGKGEVLRIQR, encoded by the coding sequence ATGTCTTACCTTAGATATATCGCCACTTGGGGCCTCGCATGCATGATATTGATGATCGGTGTGGTCTCACCAGCAAGTAGCGCCCAAGCGGCAACCGTGACGATAGTAGCCACCGGGTTAAACAATCCTCGCCACCTGGCGTTCGGTCCAGATGGAGCCATATACATAGCCGAGGCCGGCAAGGGTGGGTCAGGGCCATGTGTCAACGGTCCCGAGGGCAGGACTTGCTTCGGCAACACAGGCTCTATCACCAAGATCTGGCATGGTGGGCAAGCCAGAGTAGTCAGGGGTCTACCCTCTGCGGCCAGTCCCGATGGATCCTTCGCGATCGGCCCACACGATGTATCCGCTATCTGGTCAAGCATCCAGGTGCAAGATCATCGGGCATTGGACTACTTCGTGCTCATAGGCGGGGGCTTTCTACGGCCTGCCTTGGGCAAGTCAGGGGTGAACTTCGGTAGATTGATCAAGATACGACCAGATGGTGTCAGGCGCAGCAAAGCCGACCTGTGGACCTATGAGAAGCAGCATGATCCAGCAGGAGATGGCGCAGATAGTAATCCGTACTCCCTGCTCACGCTGCGCGGCCGGCACATAATCGCGGACGCAGGTGGCAATTCTCTTCTGAAAGTCCGTCGATCCGATGGACGCATATCCACTCTGGCGACCTTCCCCAAGAGGATGGTGCCCGGCCCGGACGGTCAACTTGTGAGAATGGATCCAGTACCAACTTCCGTGGATCAAGGCCCAGATAGGGCCTACTACGTGGGTGAGCTTACAGGATTTCCTTTCCCGAAGTTCGGTGCGAGAGTGTACCGCGTGATGTACGGCCATGAGCGAGAGGTGTACGCTCGTCGCTTCACCAACATCATCGACGTCGCTTGGGGGCCAGACAATAGCTTGTACGTGCTCGAGATGTTCAAGAACAGCCTAGCCAACGCCAATCCCCAGGATCCGTCCAGCTTGCAGGGTCGCCTTGTGCGCATCAGGCCGGACGGCAGCAGGACAACGGTAATGTCTGAGGGTCTGTATGCACCAGGAGGAGTAGCTGTCGCCGAGGATGGCACCATCTACGTGACTAACTGGGCCATACTCCCAGGAAAGGGCGAGGTGCTGCGCATTCAGCGTTAG
- a CDS encoding SH3 domain-containing protein — MKDPSFSGQPVDMYAGPGKHYRVVARIPNGSIVGVDKRSIWDLLEEGSWAYAEFKGVRGYVPGEALWPFMNLFRP; from the coding sequence GTGAAGGATCCATCCTTCTCCGGCCAGCCAGTCGATATGTACGCTGGGCCGGGCAAACATTACCGAGTAGTAGCAAGGATCCCGAATGGGTCCATAGTAGGGGTGGACAAGCGGAGTATATGGGATCTCCTGGAAGAGGGCTCGTGGGCGTACGCTGAGTTCAAAGGGGTCAGAGGCTACGTACCCGGAGAAGCACTATGGCCATTCATGAACCTTTTCAGACCTTAG